In Tsukamurella tyrosinosolvens, the genomic window CGTACTTGTCGAAGAAGGCGTACGTCTTGTCCACCGGGCCCTGCCCGATGAAGTTCATGACCCTGCCGCGCATCACCTTCGGGCCGGCGTACCGGCCGAGGGCGTAGCCGCACTGATCGCCGATGATCGCCGCGATCGGCAGGAACAGCAGCAGCTGCCACAGCTGCGCGAAGGGCGTGGGCTGCGCCGCGAAGATGCCCGCGGTGAACAGGATCGAATCCCCCGGGAAGATGAAGCCCACCAGCAGACCGGTCTCGATGAAGATCAGCAGCACCAGGCCGATGAGGCCCGCGGAGCCGAGGAAGCCGGTGACGTCGAAGGGGTTCACATCACCCGAGTATCCACGCGCCGTACGACGCGATCATGAACTCCGGGCGAACGGCGGCTCAAGCTCCGTCAGTCGCCGCAGCAGCCGCCCGCGCCCGACCCCGGGCCGTCGACCTCGCGCTTCTCGCGGGTGATGCGGTTACGCTCGGCGAGCTCGTCGTCGGCGGGGTAGTCGACGCGGACCAGCGTGAGCCCGCACGCGGCGGCCACGTTGATGGCGCTGGAGCGCTCGCGCTCGTCGAGCAGCCCGGCGACCCAGTCGGCGGACCGTCGGCCCTCCCCGACCGCGGCGACCGCCCCGACGAGGGAGCGCACCATCGACCAGCAGAAGGCGTCGGCGGAGACCTCGGCGGTGAAGACTCCGTCGTCATCCCGGCGCCAGGCGAAGCGCTGCAGCTCGCGGACCGTCGTGGCGCCCTCGCGGCGGCGGCAGAAGGCGGCGAAGTCGTGCAGGCCGAGCAGCCGGTCGCTCGCCTCCTGCATCCGCTCCAGGTCGACGGGCCGCCGCCACGGCGCGGTGTCGCGGGCGCGCAACGGGTTCGCGCCGAACGGGGCGTCGGTGAGGCGGTACTCGTAGTGACGGCGCAGCGCGGAGAAGCGGGCGTCGAACTCCGGCGGGGCGATGCGGATCGCGGTCACCCGGACGTCCTGC contains:
- the truA gene encoding tRNA pseudouridine(38-40) synthase TruA; the protein is MTRYRLDIAYDGTDFSGWARQPERRTVCGVLEEAIGTILRTQVQLTVAGRTDAGVHATGQVAHVDLPDPVVLPDGLVRRLARMLPQDVRVTAIRIAPPEFDARFSALRRHYEYRLTDAPFGANPLRARDTAPWRRPVDLERMQEASDRLLGLHDFAAFCRRREGATTVRELQRFAWRRDDDGVFTAEVSADAFCWSMVRSLVGAVAAVGEGRRSADWVAGLLDERERSSAINVAAACGLTLVRVDYPADDELAERNRITREKREVDGPGSGAGGCCGD
- a CDS encoding DedA family protein, coding for MNPFDVTGFLGSAGLIGLVLLIFIETGLLVGFIFPGDSILFTAGIFAAQPTPFAQLWQLLLFLPIAAIIGDQCGYALGRYAGPKVMRGRVMNFIGQGPVDKTYAFFDKYGPFTVLFARFIGIVRTLVPVLAGFSKMDHRKFTLFSVLGSILWCDGIVLLGYFLGGIPLLRDHLEVLFIGSALTIIIPIAITVITRRRARKREAAETAPAEPATR